A single genomic interval of Arthrobacter methylotrophus harbors:
- a CDS encoding cysteine desulfurase family protein, producing the protein MPVYLDHAATTPLAAVALTAMTRELARTGNPSSLHASGRRARRSVEDAREAIAAAAGAHPSELIFTSGGTEADNLAVKGIYWARHDEDGRRKRILCSAVEHHAVQDTVEWLERHEGAEAVWLPVDSDGVVRLDALRIEIERDPGSVALVTVLWANNEVGSIQPIKDIVDIASVHGIPVHSDAVQAFGSIPLSFRDSGLAAMSVSSHKIGGPVGVGALFLGRSTKVTPVQHGGGQERDVRSGTLDTASIAAFAAAADSAADNLVAERERISALRDRIIDGVRAAIPEAVLRGAPGDARLPGNAHFTFPGCEGDSLLFLLDLAGIESSTGSACTAGVPRPSHVLLAMGLDEDTARGAQRFSLGHSSNDADVDALLKALPDAYARAKVAGMAGHESSIQTAATAARGYSSDPAGGMASDQVPGNN; encoded by the coding sequence GTGCCTGTTTACCTGGACCATGCCGCCACTACGCCCCTTGCCGCCGTTGCGCTCACCGCAATGACCCGTGAGCTGGCGCGGACGGGAAATCCCTCATCGCTGCACGCCTCGGGACGTCGTGCCCGGCGATCCGTGGAAGACGCCCGCGAGGCTATCGCGGCAGCGGCCGGGGCACATCCGTCCGAACTCATCTTTACCTCCGGAGGGACCGAGGCGGACAACCTTGCCGTCAAGGGGATCTACTGGGCCCGTCACGACGAAGACGGCCGCCGCAAGCGGATCCTGTGCTCCGCCGTCGAGCATCATGCAGTGCAGGACACGGTCGAATGGCTTGAACGCCACGAAGGAGCCGAAGCGGTCTGGCTCCCCGTTGATTCCGACGGCGTGGTTCGGCTCGACGCCCTCCGGATCGAGATCGAACGTGATCCGGGATCGGTGGCCTTGGTCACGGTCCTGTGGGCCAATAACGAGGTGGGCAGCATCCAGCCCATCAAGGACATCGTGGACATCGCCTCTGTCCATGGCATTCCCGTGCATTCGGACGCGGTCCAGGCGTTCGGCTCGATTCCGCTCAGCTTTCGCGATTCCGGCCTCGCGGCGATGTCCGTATCGAGCCATAAAATCGGCGGCCCCGTGGGTGTTGGCGCCCTCTTCCTCGGACGGTCCACCAAGGTGACGCCGGTCCAGCACGGGGGCGGGCAGGAACGCGACGTCCGCTCGGGAACCCTCGATACGGCGTCGATCGCGGCCTTCGCCGCCGCGGCGGACTCGGCGGCTGACAACCTGGTGGCGGAGCGCGAGCGAATCAGTGCCCTGCGGGACCGGATCATTGACGGAGTCCGAGCTGCCATTCCGGAGGCAGTTTTGCGCGGAGCCCCTGGCGACGCCCGGCTCCCCGGCAACGCGCATTTCACCTTCCCGGGCTGTGAAGGCGATTCCTTGCTGTTCCTCTTGGACCTGGCGGGCATCGAATCATCCACCGGATCCGCCTGCACTGCGGGAGTTCCCAGGCCCTCGCACGTCTTGCTGGCCATGGGTTTGGATGAGGACACCGCCCGCGGGGCACAACGATTCAGCCTGGGACACTCTTCGAACGACGCCGACGTCGACGCGCTGCTCAAGGCCCTGCCGGATGCGTATGCCCGGGCGAAGGTGGCCGGAATGGCCGGACATGAGTCCAGCATCCAGACGGCAGCCACGGCAGCGCGGGGTTACAGCAGCGACCCTGCTGGCGGCATGGCTAGCGATCAGGTGCCGGGCAACAACTGA
- a CDS encoding ABC transporter permease has product MTTLIEMPDVEPDAVAPKSKSAGGGLGRYIVVRFFLIIPTIFILVTLVFFLMRVIGDPITAAQGGRLPPDVLAQRIHDAGYDRPIIIQYFEYLGQLVTGNFGTTITDRRPVVEMLSTFGAATLELTINALIVALAVGIPLGLIAAQRRDKATDAFLRCFAILCYATPVFFSGLLLKLTFSVWLGWLPVAGRVSTRTELAMGQLAAPTGIYWLDALRSGNFTALGDVMSHAVLPAIALGLLTAGVFLRLVRTNVIGTLGKDYVEAGRSRGVSEFRLVTKHAYKPALIPIITVMGLQIALMLGGAVLTETTFEWKGLGYQLVQYLNARDFVAVQGIVVLLAVIVAFTNFVVDVVAALIDPRVRY; this is encoded by the coding sequence ATGACAACACTTATAGAGATGCCCGACGTCGAACCGGACGCGGTCGCTCCCAAGAGCAAATCAGCGGGCGGAGGTCTGGGCAGGTACATCGTGGTCAGGTTCTTCCTGATCATTCCCACGATCTTCATCCTCGTAACCTTGGTCTTCTTCCTGATGCGGGTCATCGGCGACCCCATCACTGCCGCGCAAGGCGGCCGGCTTCCGCCGGACGTCCTGGCACAGCGAATCCACGACGCCGGTTACGACCGGCCGATCATCATCCAGTACTTCGAATACCTGGGACAACTGGTCACCGGCAACTTCGGCACCACCATCACGGACCGGCGCCCCGTCGTCGAAATGCTTTCGACCTTCGGTGCAGCCACCCTCGAGCTGACGATCAACGCGCTGATTGTGGCCCTCGCGGTCGGCATCCCGCTGGGCCTGATCGCCGCGCAACGGCGCGACAAGGCCACAGACGCCTTCCTGCGCTGCTTTGCCATCCTCTGCTACGCCACTCCGGTCTTCTTCTCCGGACTCCTCCTCAAGCTGACGTTCTCCGTTTGGCTCGGTTGGCTCCCAGTGGCCGGGCGCGTGTCCACCCGCACTGAGCTGGCCATGGGCCAACTGGCCGCTCCCACCGGAATTTATTGGCTCGACGCCTTGCGAAGCGGGAATTTCACCGCACTCGGCGACGTCATGTCCCATGCGGTGCTTCCCGCTATCGCCCTGGGCCTCCTGACCGCCGGTGTCTTCCTGCGCCTCGTTCGGACCAACGTCATCGGAACCCTGGGCAAGGACTACGTCGAGGCCGGCCGTTCCCGCGGCGTCAGCGAATTCCGACTCGTGACAAAGCACGCTTACAAGCCGGCGCTCATCCCCATCATCACCGTCATGGGCTTGCAGATCGCACTGATGCTCGGCGGCGCCGTGCTCACGGAGACCACCTTCGAATGGAAGGGACTTGGCTACCAGCTGGTCCAGTACCTGAACGCCAGGGACTTCGTGGCAGTCCAGGGCATCGTGGTTCTGTTGGCCGTCATCGTCGCCTTTACCAACTTCGTCGTGGACGTCGTCGCCGCGCTGATCGACCCTCGAGTGAGGTACTGA
- a CDS encoding ABC transporter substrate-binding protein, translated as MALNKKALRSVIAFAGISVFALTACTGPSGGGGSASSAASSPIAYGTTDKVTALDPAGSYDNGSFMVMNQVYSFLLNSKPGSAEPVPDLAASASFTSPTEYTVKMKPGLKWANGHTLDSTDVKFSFDRQLKINDPAGPASLLENLDSVSTPDASTVVFKLKLANDQTFPQILSSPAAPIVDHQVFPADKLLSDDDIIKAKAFYGQYTIDSYKKNELISLKAYPDYQGVLGKPANDAATIKYYAEPTNMKLDIQQGNIDVANRSLSATDVDDLKKDSKVKVNVGPGGEIRYITFNFDTMPFGAKAAGADPAKALAVRQAIANLVDRQAIADQVYKGTYLPLYSNVPSGFLGANESFKDAYGDNGKPSLDKAKKVLSDAGVKDVVTLNLQYNPDHYGKSSGDEYAMIKDQLEKSGLFKVNLQSTEWVTYSKASRADEYPLFQFGWFPDFSDPDNYLTPFFPNGGFLKNHFNDPAVTDLINKQLTTTDKSARESTIKDAQNALAKDISTLPLLQGAQVAISAQGVNGVDKTLDASFKFRLGTISK; from the coding sequence ATGGCATTGAACAAAAAAGCCTTGCGCAGCGTTATCGCGTTCGCGGGCATCTCCGTATTCGCTCTGACAGCCTGCACGGGCCCGTCGGGCGGCGGCGGTTCGGCTTCTTCAGCTGCCAGCAGCCCGATCGCTTATGGCACCACCGACAAGGTGACTGCACTCGATCCCGCGGGCTCGTATGACAACGGTTCCTTCATGGTGATGAACCAGGTCTATTCCTTCCTCCTCAACTCGAAGCCAGGAAGTGCCGAGCCCGTTCCGGACCTGGCAGCGTCGGCATCATTCACGTCGCCGACCGAGTACACCGTCAAGATGAAGCCCGGGCTCAAGTGGGCCAATGGCCACACGCTGGACTCCACCGACGTCAAGTTTTCCTTCGACCGGCAGCTCAAGATCAACGATCCCGCTGGTCCTGCAAGCCTGCTTGAAAACCTGGACAGCGTCAGCACCCCCGACGCCAGCACGGTCGTTTTCAAGCTGAAGCTCGCCAACGACCAGACGTTCCCGCAGATCCTCAGCAGCCCGGCCGCGCCGATTGTGGACCATCAGGTCTTCCCGGCCGACAAACTGCTTTCCGATGACGACATCATCAAGGCCAAGGCGTTCTACGGCCAATACACGATCGACAGCTACAAGAAGAACGAGCTCATCAGCCTCAAGGCCTACCCGGATTACCAGGGTGTCCTGGGCAAGCCGGCCAATGACGCCGCCACCATCAAGTACTACGCCGAGCCGACCAACATGAAGCTGGACATCCAGCAGGGCAACATCGACGTTGCTAACCGAAGCCTCAGCGCCACCGACGTCGACGACCTCAAGAAGGACTCCAAGGTCAAGGTCAACGTTGGTCCCGGCGGCGAGATCCGCTACATCACCTTCAACTTCGACACCATGCCGTTCGGCGCCAAGGCAGCCGGTGCCGACCCGGCCAAGGCACTTGCCGTGCGACAGGCGATCGCCAACCTCGTTGACCGCCAGGCAATCGCGGACCAGGTCTACAAGGGCACCTACCTGCCGCTGTACTCCAACGTCCCCAGTGGCTTCCTGGGCGCCAACGAGTCGTTCAAGGATGCCTACGGCGACAACGGAAAGCCGAGCTTGGACAAAGCCAAGAAGGTCCTTTCCGACGCCGGTGTCAAGGACGTCGTCACGTTGAACCTCCAGTACAACCCGGACCACTACGGCAAGTCCTCGGGTGACGAGTACGCCATGATCAAAGACCAGCTCGAGAAGTCGGGCCTCTTCAAGGTGAACCTGCAGTCCACCGAATGGGTGACCTACAGCAAGGCCAGCCGCGCGGACGAGTACCCCCTGTTCCAGTTCGGTTGGTTCCCTGACTTCAGCGACCCCGACAACTACCTGACCCCGTTCTTCCCGAACGGTGGCTTCTTGAAGAACCACTTCAACGACCCCGCCGTGACGGACCTGATCAACAAGCAGCTGACCACCACGGACAAGTCGGCTCGTGAATCCACCATCAAGGACGCCCAGAACGCTCTGGCAAAGGACATTTCCACTTTGCCGCTGCTCCAGGGCGCCCAGGTTGCCATCTCGGCACAGGGCGTGAACGGCGTCGACAAGACGCTTGACGCATCCTTCAAGTTCCGATTGGGAACCATTTCAAAGTAA
- the mnmA gene encoding tRNA 2-thiouridine(34) synthase MnmA, whose amino-acid sequence MSGGVDSAVAAARAVEAGHDVVGVHLALSRMPGTLRTGSRGCCTIEDSRDAWRACDVLGIPYYVWDFSERFKEDVVQDFIDEYAAGRTPNPCMRCNERIKFAALLEKAIALGFDAVCTGHYAKVIQDADGNPELHRAADWAKDQSYVLGVLTHEQLKHSMFPLAETPSKAEVRAEAERRGLSVANKPDSHDICFIPDGDTAGWLAEKIDMTTGDIVDEAGTKVGEHPGANAFTVGQRRGLKLGTPAADGKPRFVLEIRPKENKVVVGPESLLAIDEIRGIKVSWAGLPIAEVATGAEFDCHAQVRAHGDPVPAKASVERHVDDAGIERVGLVVRLVDPLRGVAPGQTVVLYQGTRVLGQATIDAARSLQRAAL is encoded by the coding sequence ATGAGCGGCGGAGTCGACTCCGCCGTTGCCGCCGCCCGCGCCGTCGAAGCAGGGCACGACGTCGTCGGCGTCCACTTGGCGCTGTCCCGCATGCCCGGAACGCTGCGCACCGGCAGCCGCGGCTGCTGCACCATCGAAGACTCCCGTGACGCTTGGCGCGCCTGCGACGTGCTGGGGATTCCGTACTACGTCTGGGACTTCTCGGAGCGCTTCAAGGAAGATGTGGTCCAGGACTTCATCGACGAATACGCCGCGGGCCGGACTCCCAACCCCTGCATGCGCTGCAACGAGCGGATCAAGTTCGCCGCCCTGTTGGAGAAGGCTATCGCGCTGGGCTTCGACGCGGTCTGCACGGGCCACTACGCCAAGGTGATCCAGGATGCGGACGGCAACCCCGAACTCCACCGTGCGGCGGACTGGGCCAAGGACCAGAGCTACGTGCTTGGTGTCCTGACCCATGAACAACTCAAGCACTCGATGTTCCCGTTGGCGGAGACCCCTTCCAAGGCCGAGGTTCGTGCGGAGGCCGAGCGGCGCGGCCTGTCCGTGGCGAACAAGCCGGACAGCCATGACATCTGCTTCATCCCGGACGGCGATACCGCCGGCTGGCTCGCGGAAAAGATCGACATGACCACGGGCGACATCGTGGACGAAGCCGGAACCAAGGTGGGGGAGCACCCGGGAGCCAACGCCTTCACCGTCGGCCAGCGCCGAGGCCTCAAGCTGGGCACTCCTGCCGCTGACGGCAAGCCGCGCTTCGTGCTGGAAATCCGGCCGAAGGAAAACAAAGTGGTCGTCGGACCCGAATCCCTGCTCGCCATCGACGAGATCCGCGGAATCAAAGTGTCCTGGGCCGGCCTGCCCATCGCCGAGGTCGCCACCGGCGCCGAATTCGATTGCCATGCCCAAGTGCGCGCCCACGGCGACCCCGTACCTGCCAAAGCATCGGTCGAACGGCACGTCGACGATGCCGGCATCGAACGTGTTGGCCTCGTGGTGAGGCTCGTCGATCCGCTCCGTGGCGTGGCGCCCGGACAGACCGTCGTGCTGTACCAGGGAACCCGTGTTCTTGGCCAGGCAACCATCGACGCCGCCCGCTCGCTGCAGCGAGCTGCCCTCTAG
- a CDS encoding NAD(P)/FAD-dependent oxidoreductase, with product MDIEHILIAGGGLAGATAAKTLRSEGFQGRITVVCAEDEQPYLRPPLSKEFLLGKAAEDTVPVLAAGWYRENDVELLLGEAVTAADPAAHTVHLSSGAELQYSKLLIATGAQPRRIPLPGSDLAGVMTFRTFNDSRRLKEELAHGGRNVVMVGSGWIGMELAAAASGYGNTVTLLGLEEVPLSTAIGPELGGFFRSLHEKHGVQFRLPASAAEIAGVGGNASAVVTNSGEVLPADLVVVAVGVVPDTALAEAAGLDLRNGIVVDSSLRTSSPDVFAAGDVANALHPFTGEHHRSEHWSNALNGGKVAAKAMLGQDAVLDGVPYFYTDQFEVSMEYWGYPTLSAGSIPVIRGTLEEGSFLAFWLRDGAVVAAMSVNQQRVQKPIKALISGRIPVDVGRLADPAVPLDQLLPGT from the coding sequence ATGGACATTGAACACATCCTTATTGCGGGCGGCGGCCTGGCAGGCGCCACGGCAGCCAAGACCCTGCGCTCCGAAGGGTTCCAAGGCCGGATCACGGTGGTCTGCGCCGAAGACGAACAGCCCTACTTGCGCCCTCCCCTCTCCAAGGAGTTCCTCCTCGGCAAGGCCGCTGAGGACACCGTCCCGGTGCTGGCGGCGGGCTGGTACCGGGAGAACGACGTCGAACTCCTCCTTGGCGAGGCGGTCACGGCTGCCGATCCTGCCGCCCACACGGTGCACCTGAGTTCAGGGGCCGAGCTTCAGTACAGCAAGCTCCTCATCGCGACGGGTGCGCAGCCGCGCCGGATCCCGCTCCCGGGGTCCGACCTTGCCGGCGTGATGACGTTCCGGACCTTCAATGATTCGCGCAGGCTCAAGGAAGAGCTGGCACATGGCGGAAGGAACGTCGTGATGGTCGGCTCGGGCTGGATCGGCATGGAGCTCGCCGCGGCGGCCAGCGGCTACGGCAACACGGTGACGCTGCTGGGACTGGAAGAGGTTCCGCTCAGCACGGCCATCGGCCCCGAACTGGGAGGCTTCTTCCGCAGCCTGCACGAAAAACACGGCGTGCAGTTCCGGCTGCCCGCGAGCGCAGCGGAAATCGCCGGAGTCGGGGGCAATGCGAGCGCCGTCGTCACCAACTCGGGCGAGGTTCTTCCCGCCGATCTCGTGGTGGTGGCCGTCGGCGTGGTCCCGGATACGGCCTTGGCCGAGGCCGCCGGGCTCGATCTCCGGAACGGAATCGTGGTCGATTCTTCGCTCCGGACCAGCAGCCCGGACGTGTTCGCCGCGGGAGACGTCGCCAATGCACTCCACCCCTTCACCGGCGAGCACCACCGCAGCGAGCACTGGTCCAACGCCCTCAACGGCGGCAAGGTCGCGGCAAAAGCGATGCTGGGCCAGGACGCGGTGTTGGACGGGGTCCCCTATTTCTACACGGACCAGTTCGAAGTCTCCATGGAGTACTGGGGATATCCCACGCTCTCTGCCGGCTCCATACCCGTGATCCGCGGCACCTTGGAGGAAGGCAGTTTCCTGGCCTTCTGGCTGCGGGACGGGGCCGTGGTGGCGGCTATGAGCGTCAACCAGCAACGGGTACAAAAACCCATCAAGGCACTCATTTCCGGGCGCATTCCGGTGGACGTGGGCCGCCTGGCCGACCCAGCCGTGCCGCTGGATCAGTTGTTGCCCGGCACCTGA
- the sigK gene encoding ECF RNA polymerase sigma factor SigK, whose translation MDTPNVRGPEALGLPEAPGLIAGSNAQLAELLRLMADGDRAAFSEFYRLTARRVFGMAKRVLIDAGLSEDTAQEVFIQVWQNAATFDPNAGSPLAWLMTITHRRAIDRVRSAQSATDREAKYGAASQNLDHDSVEEEASGRLEAEAVTRCLGTLTETQLESVRLAYYGGLTYREVAEQLGAAIPTIKSRIRDGLLRLKTCLGVS comes from the coding sequence ATGGATACACCAAATGTGCGAGGTCCCGAGGCCCTTGGCCTGCCTGAGGCCCCTGGCTTGATTGCCGGCAGCAATGCACAGCTTGCTGAATTGCTGAGACTGATGGCCGACGGCGATCGGGCTGCCTTCAGCGAGTTCTACCGGCTCACTGCGCGGCGGGTATTCGGCATGGCCAAGCGCGTACTGATAGACGCTGGCCTGAGCGAAGATACCGCGCAGGAAGTGTTCATCCAGGTCTGGCAGAACGCGGCCACATTCGATCCGAACGCCGGCAGTCCGCTCGCATGGCTCATGACCATCACCCACAGGCGTGCGATCGATCGCGTCCGTTCGGCCCAGTCGGCCACGGACCGCGAAGCGAAGTACGGGGCCGCAAGCCAGAACCTCGACCATGATTCCGTGGAAGAAGAGGCCAGCGGCCGCCTCGAGGCCGAGGCCGTTACCCGCTGCCTTGGAACCCTCACGGAAACACAATTGGAATCCGTGCGGCTCGCATACTACGGCGGCCTCACCTACCGGGAGGTAGCCGAACAACTAGGGGCCGCGATTCCGACCATCAAGTCCCGCATCCGCGATGGACTTCTCCGACTCAAGACTTGCCTGGGGGTGAGCTGA
- a CDS encoding tRNA (cytidine(34)-2'-O)-methyltransferase — MFRILFHTPEIPGNTGNAIRLAAITGAELHLVEPLGFDFSDAKLRRAGLDYHDLAVVTVHKDIEAAWAALRPERVFAFTSDGESSYTDIAYQEGDVLLFGPESVGLPSWLKQDPHVTARVRLPMLPSLRSLNLANAASIAVYEAWRQHGFAGAKL, encoded by the coding sequence GTGTTCCGCATCCTCTTCCATACCCCTGAAATCCCGGGCAACACGGGAAACGCCATCCGGCTCGCCGCCATCACCGGTGCGGAGCTCCATCTCGTAGAGCCGCTGGGCTTCGACTTCTCCGACGCGAAGCTGCGCCGGGCGGGACTCGATTACCACGACCTCGCGGTGGTCACGGTCCACAAGGACATCGAGGCCGCATGGGCGGCTTTGCGCCCCGAGCGCGTCTTCGCGTTCACGTCCGACGGCGAGTCCTCCTATACGGACATTGCCTACCAAGAGGGCGATGTCCTGCTTTTCGGTCCCGAATCCGTTGGCCTCCCGTCCTGGCTGAAGCAGGACCCGCACGTCACGGCCCGTGTTCGACTCCCCATGCTGCCATCCCTCCGTTCCCTGAACCTGGCCAACGCGGCCTCGATCGCGGTGTACGAGGCCTGGCGCCAACACGGCTTCGCCGGCGCGAAGCTCTAG
- a CDS encoding ABC transporter permease, with translation MSTATLSGRKKSFLSGLPVISHLNKSVGLQRGMLITGLVLTGFFLLSTVLAPFIAPYGYAQLSDASGSFPTQDAPSSKHLFGTTVGGYDVLSRVLWGSQTAVTVIVVAVAMSIFLGVALGLLSGYFGGWLDRVLVVIADAIYAFPSLLLAIVMSIVISRGQSSFWGGILACAFSITVVFVPQYFRVIRAETIRLKAEPFVESAMVLGASSLRIITRHIFKNATRTLPLMFTLNASEAILTLAGLGFLGFGIEPSSAAEWGFDLNKAMADASSGIWWTGVFPGIAIVLTVLGLTLVGESINDLNDPRLRGRKRAGGKASRSKAAAGTDGKNTGATTAPEPEAGKA, from the coding sequence ATGAGCACTGCAACCCTTTCAGGACGGAAGAAGTCCTTCCTGTCCGGACTTCCCGTCATTTCCCACCTCAACAAGAGCGTTGGCCTCCAACGAGGCATGCTCATCACCGGGCTCGTGCTGACCGGTTTCTTCCTCCTCTCCACAGTGCTCGCTCCGTTCATCGCACCCTACGGCTACGCCCAACTGAGTGACGCTTCCGGTTCGTTCCCCACCCAGGATGCCCCCAGCAGCAAGCACCTGTTCGGAACCACCGTCGGCGGCTATGACGTCCTCTCCCGCGTCCTGTGGGGTTCGCAGACCGCCGTGACCGTGATCGTCGTTGCCGTGGCGATGTCCATCTTCCTCGGCGTGGCACTCGGTCTCCTCAGTGGTTACTTCGGTGGCTGGCTGGACCGGGTGCTGGTGGTCATCGCCGATGCCATTTATGCCTTTCCTTCCCTGCTCCTGGCGATCGTCATGTCCATCGTCATCAGCCGCGGCCAGTCGAGCTTCTGGGGCGGCATCCTCGCCTGCGCCTTCTCGATCACTGTGGTGTTCGTTCCGCAGTATTTCCGGGTGATCCGGGCGGAGACCATCAGGCTCAAGGCAGAGCCGTTCGTGGAATCGGCAATGGTCCTGGGCGCATCCAGCCTGCGGATCATCACCCGGCACATCTTCAAGAACGCCACCAGGACCCTTCCGCTGATGTTCACGCTGAACGCCTCCGAAGCGATCCTGACCCTTGCCGGTCTTGGCTTCCTGGGCTTTGGCATCGAACCGTCGTCAGCCGCAGAATGGGGCTTCGACCTCAACAAAGCCATGGCAGACGCATCCTCCGGCATCTGGTGGACGGGTGTCTTCCCCGGTATTGCGATCGTCCTGACCGTGCTGGGCCTGACGCTGGTCGGCGAGAGCATCAACGACCTCAACGATCCCCGCCTCCGCGGACGCAAGCGTGCCGGGGGCAAGGCCTCCCGTTCCAAGGCTGCGGCAGGAACCGACGGCAAGAACACAGGGGCTACTACTGCTCCTGAACCAGAAGCAGGTAAGGCATGA
- a CDS encoding helix-turn-helix transcriptional regulator, translating to MTGLSWLRRLSALASLDDGNRRRLYEHVCAATRPVSRDDAAMALGLPRSTASFHLDRLVRDGLLDVEFRKLGGKVGPGSGRPAKLYAPVVDEIGASVPERHYDLAGEVMASAIQNLMAEGGSPREALLETAYARGREVGAAEPRFEDVLASFGYRPEADDDGGYSLVNCPFHRLAESHTNVVCAMNGAFLSGAAAACGIAEDRIADDNREGHCCARIRPAG from the coding sequence ATGACCGGACTTTCCTGGCTGCGTCGGCTTTCCGCTCTGGCATCCCTTGACGACGGCAATCGCCGCCGCCTGTACGAGCACGTCTGCGCTGCAACCCGCCCGGTGAGCCGGGACGACGCCGCGATGGCCCTCGGACTTCCCCGCAGCACTGCTTCCTTCCACCTGGACCGGCTGGTCCGTGACGGGCTCCTGGATGTCGAATTCCGCAAGCTCGGTGGCAAGGTTGGGCCGGGTTCAGGGCGCCCCGCAAAGCTCTACGCACCCGTTGTCGACGAGATCGGCGCCTCGGTTCCCGAGCGCCACTATGACCTCGCCGGGGAGGTGATGGCCTCCGCCATCCAGAACTTGATGGCGGAGGGTGGTTCCCCCCGCGAAGCCCTTCTCGAAACCGCCTACGCCCGCGGCCGTGAGGTCGGTGCCGCGGAGCCGCGTTTCGAGGATGTCCTGGCGAGCTTCGGCTACCGTCCGGAAGCTGACGACGACGGCGGGTACTCCTTGGTCAATTGCCCGTTCCACCGGCTGGCCGAAAGTCACACGAACGTCGTCTGCGCCATGAACGGCGCCTTCCTGAGCGGAGCGGCAGCCGCGTGCGGAATCGCGGAGGACCGGATCGCCGATGACAACCGCGAAGGCCATTGCTGCGCCAGGATCCGCCCGGCAGGCTGA
- a CDS encoding J domain-containing protein: MAEGSSSHYQILRVPVTATDKEIKVAYRKAARNAHPDHGGDPEIFRQVTLAYETLIDPKRRAEYDRRYASGPSGRANPFPTQRPDYGGAGAPETRTAAGVHRQNAPRNTAGDAPVYVPSFDDPHEVPLLSKGEAALQVHGIPRKRGIFGAEARIQREMRTVQLISRQILPAIPAARLINGLRSPSDDSHIDHALLSGYRLALIGSMLLPKGAYAWDGVALKHGGRSVPPPRLELTVRHMQEIFPELNVTGWVVVHSPDGNPHEPVIDHYRRTDGDFGSVQVVNAAGLARGLKRFLSSGPVPNTVVVPVLARLLRGMH; encoded by the coding sequence TTGGCTGAGGGCAGCAGTTCCCACTACCAGATCCTTCGAGTTCCCGTCACGGCGACTGACAAGGAGATCAAGGTGGCTTACCGGAAAGCCGCGAGGAACGCCCACCCGGACCATGGCGGGGATCCTGAAATCTTTCGACAGGTCACGCTTGCGTACGAGACGCTGATTGATCCCAAGCGACGCGCGGAGTACGACCGCCGCTACGCCAGCGGTCCTTCCGGAAGAGCGAACCCCTTCCCAACGCAAAGACCGGACTACGGCGGTGCCGGCGCGCCGGAAACCCGCACCGCCGCCGGGGTCCACCGGCAGAATGCCCCGCGCAACACTGCTGGCGATGCCCCCGTCTACGTCCCGTCCTTCGATGATCCCCACGAGGTACCCCTCCTCTCCAAAGGCGAGGCCGCTCTCCAGGTCCACGGGATTCCCCGGAAACGCGGAATCTTCGGCGCCGAAGCGCGCATCCAGCGGGAAATGCGGACGGTCCAGCTCATCAGCCGCCAGATCCTGCCTGCCATTCCCGCAGCCCGGCTCATCAACGGGCTCCGCTCCCCCTCGGACGACAGCCATATCGATCATGCGCTGCTTTCCGGATACCGGCTCGCGTTGATCGGATCCATGCTGCTGCCCAAGGGTGCGTACGCGTGGGACGGCGTGGCGCTCAAACACGGCGGCCGTTCCGTTCCACCGCCCCGGCTCGAGCTGACGGTGCGCCACATGCAGGAGATCTTCCCGGAACTGAACGTGACCGGCTGGGTGGTAGTCCACAGCCCGGACGGGAACCCGCATGAACCGGTCATCGACCACTACCGGCGGACGGACGGGGATTTCGGTTCGGTGCAGGTGGTCAACGCCGCCGGGCTGGCCCGCGGGCTCAAGCGGTTCCTGAGTTCCGGTCCCGTGCCAAATACGGTGGTGGTCCCGGTCCTGGCCCGGCTACTTCGCGGCATGCACTAG